A segment of the Natrinema sp. SYSU A 869 genome:
GATCAGCGCCCGTATCTATCCGTCCGAGTCAGGATTATCTGTCTATTGTCATGATATCCCAGAGCAGCGGGAACACAAGCGCAAACTCGACTTCAGAACCGCACTGTTGGAAGCGCAAACGGAGACAACGATCGACGGACAGCTTGTCGTCGATCAGGACCGCAATATCCTCTATTACAATCAGCGGTTCGCCGAGATCTGGGGGATTCCCGATGAAATCTTGTCGGAGTGGTCGGACGAACGCGCCCTTGAGTACGTGCTGGATCTGCTTGCCGATCCCGATTAATTCCTCGAAAAGGTTGAAGACCTCTACGACAATCCCGAGGAGGAGAGTCGGGATGAGATCAAACTCGCGGATGGCCGCTGGCTTGATCGATACTCTGCCCCGGTCATCGGCGAGGACGAGACCCACTACGGTCGGCTCTGGACGTTTCGCGACATCACTGACCGGAAAGAGCGTGAACGGCAACTCGAGCAGTTCCATGCACTCACGCAGGCCGCCAACGATGCCATCATCACGATCGACGAGCACGATCCAATCGGTGAACCCGGCCATCGAAGCCATCTTCGGATACGAACCTGACGAACTCCTTGGCGAACCACTTACCATCTTGATGCCTGATGAGCGTGCAGAGCAGCACCGCCAGGCGATCGCACGCTATTTGGAGACGGGTGAACGGTCTCTCGACTGGGAGTACGTCGAACTGCCCGGCCGCCGCCGCAATGGAACCGAGGTCCCGCTCGCGATCTCGTTCAATGATGTCGACCATGAGGGCGAACGCTTTTTCACCGGGATTGTGCGAGACATCACCGAGCGAAAACGTATCGAGGCGGAACTCCGGGAACGCGAGGAGCGCTTCCGCCAGATCGCTGAAAACATTGAGGAAGGGTTCTGGATGACACCGCCCGATAAACAGGAAGTACTCTACATGAATCTGGCCTACGAGGAGATCTGGGGTCGGAGCCGCGAGAGCCTGTACGACGAGCCGCTGTCGTTCCTCGATGCGATCCATCCGGAGGATCGTGATCGGGTCCGGGACGCCCTCGACACGCAACCCGAGGGCGAGTACGACGAGCAGTATCGGGTTGTCCAGCCCAATGGCACGGTCCGCTGGGTCCGTGACCGGGCGTTCCCGATCGAAGACAAAGACGGTGAGGTCGCCCGGATCGTTGGGATCACTGAAGATATCACCGACCGCAAGGAATTCGAGCAGCAGCTGAAAGCACTCAACGACACCGCCCAGCAGCTGTTGACCACCGCAACGCGCGAAGAGGTCAGTGAGAAAGTCGTTACTACCGTAGCCGACGTCCTCGATCTCCCGCTCGTTGCGTACTACCGCCATGATGACGATGAGAATGCCCTCGTTGCAGACGCGCAAACAGCAACGGCGGAGTTCTCCGGCCAGCAGTTCCCGACGCTTCCGGCCAAGGGGAAGAGTCTTGCCGCTGCGGCCTATGCCGGCGGTGAGCGTCGCCACTACCATACTGAGACCGAGTCGTCCGAGGTCCAAGTGAATACGAGCGGTACCGAGATGCGAAGCGGGCTGTA
Coding sequences within it:
- a CDS encoding PAS domain-containing protein, translating into MTREPNPVEPPDSTARVFDRITDGVFALDDEFQFTYLNDQAEDPLAADTDEVLGRQIWDAYPAATETELYDAVHDALETQEPVETELYLDSLDIWISARIYPSESGLSVYCHDIPEQREHKRKLDFRTALLEAQTETTIDGQLVVDQDRNILYYNQRFAEIWGIPDEILSEWSDERALEYVLDLLADPD